One genomic region from Rhinoraja longicauda isolate Sanriku21f chromosome 36, sRhiLon1.1, whole genome shotgun sequence encodes:
- the brf2 gene encoding transcription factor IIIB 50 kDa subunit, whose translation MAGPLRCPECGSTAVEEDAHYSQSHLVCTDCGYLLSEGSLTTTRSEEAFLQAVRYTDSTAEVRKPCRNKVQGMKRVRDLCQILRVRPVLQDTASELYSRAYDHPDFLHLGLDKKEALVGCCIQVSCRQHNWPLTMGTLCSLLHVPPPLFSAVFLQLTKALQLDIPSLCLHDLVKTHCDGFQLFQSSGRVPDVYVEDKDRVVERALQLVELAAETWLVTGRHPVPILTAAAYLSWQSLQPVHRLSCSLGRFCRLAGIGVPPPAPQRVREITGVLATLAAQLPWLPAQPVNARTAVKYAGDVLQHRHLLLRRTLDRTAAEGKDGPQAGAEGKGGRAEAGPEGKGGPQAEGKGGRAEAGPEGKGGPAEGKGGPAEGKGGPQAGAEGKGGEGSSSLQQQSCWVQGDKSSNGHQSQPCQAQGDVDNSRLQPLPCQAQGEEGSSGHQQQVGRAQGEEGSSVEQWVSQSHRESSSGREQQSQAREPGAIRKHSAPAFLPPCLTQTKRRRSGGESERSCSGPTVTGEEEISDSEIEQYLRTPDEVAAFQAANAILTQ comes from the exons ATGGCGGGCCCGCTGCGCTGCCCCGAGTGCGGCTCTACCGCCGTGGAAGAAGACGCGCACTACAGCCAGAGCCACCTGGTGTGCACCGACTGCGGCTACCTGCTGTCCGAGGGCTCGCTCACCACCACCCGCTCCGAGGAGGCCTTCCTGCAGG CAGTGAGATACACAGACAGCACAGCTGAAGTGAGGAAGCCCTGCCGTAATAAGGTGCAAG GTATGAAGCGTGTGCGTGACTTGTGCCAGATCCTGCGTGTGAGGCCAGTGCTCCAGGACACGGCCAGCGAGCTGTACAGCCGGGCCTACGACCACCCAGACTTCCTGCACCTGGGCCTGGACAAGAAGGAGGCCCTGGTGGGCTGCTGCATCCAGGTGTCCTGCCGCCAACACAACTGGCCTCTCACCATGGGCACCCTCTGCTCCCTCCTCCATGTGCCACCCCCCCTCTTCTCCGCTGTCTTCTTGCAGCTCACCAAGGCCCTGCAGCTCGACATTCCCAGCCTGTGCCTGCACGACCTGGTGAAGACACACTGCGACGG GTTCCAGCTGTTCCAGAGTTCTGGCCGGGTGCCCGATGTGTACGTGGAGGACAAGGACAGGGTGGTGGAGCGGGcactgcagctggtggagctggcgGCCGAGACGTGGCTGGTGACAGGCAGACACCCGGTGCCTATCCTCACCGCCGCGGCGTACCTGTCGTGGCAGTCCCTGCAGCCGGTGCACCGCCTGAGCTGCAGCCTGGGCCGCTTCTGCCGGCTGGCAGGCATCGGCGtgccaccccccgccccccagcGGGTACGGGAGATCACCGGGGTGCTGGCCACACTGGCCGCACAGCTGCCCTGGCTGCCAGCCCAGCCGGTCAACGCCAGGACCGCCGTGAAGTACGCCGGCGACGTTCTCCAACACCGCCACCTGCTCCTCCGGCGCACACTGGACCGCACTGCCGCCGAGGGCAAGGATGGGCCGCAGGCTGGGGCTGAGGGCAAGGGTGGACGGGCAGAGGCTGGGCCCGAGGGCAAGGGTGGGCCGCAGGCTGAGGGCAAGGGTGGGCGGGCTGAGGCTGGGCCCGAGGGCAAGGGTGGGCCGGCCGAGGGCAAGGGTGGGCCGGCCGAGGGCAAGGGTGGGCCGCAGGCTGGGGCTGAGGGCAAGGGTGGTGAGGGCAGCAGCAGCCTCCAACAGCAATCATGCTGGGTACAGGGAGACAAGAGCAGCAATGGGCACCAGTCCCAACCATGCCAAGCACAGGGAGACGTGGACAACAGCAGGCTCCAGCCCCTGCCATGCCAAGCACAGGGAGAGGAGGGCAGCAGTGGGCACCAACAGCAGGTGGGCCGGGCACAGGGAGAGGAGGGCAGCAGTGTTGAGCAGTGGGTGAGCCAGTCACACCGTGAGTCCAGCAGCGGGCGCGAGCAGCAGAGCCAGGCCCGGGAACCAGGTGCCATCCGGAAACACTCAGCTCCGGCGTTCCTGCCTCCGTGCCTCACACAAACGAAGAGACGACGTTCCGGGGGGGAATCGGAGAGGAGCTGCAGCGGTCCCACAGTCACGGGAGAGGAGGAGATATCTGACAGTGAGATTGAGCAGTACCTGCGGACGCCTGACGAGGTTGCAGCCTTCCAGGCGGCAAATGCCATCCTTACCCAGTGA
- the LOC144610357 gene encoding uncharacterized protein LOC144610357, producing MQRGGLVALVVRRAMSARPGGGGAPDDGGGGGRRGRVPDRWQVYAALGQRLRGTRFIAFKVPLKKVFASCLLPGEVFTPMDLLSQIKEQNEELGKIIDLTFTRRYYDSTELPEGLHYEKIFTAGQEVPNGKNILSFKRAVKTFLLENMDNDKLIGVHCTHGINRTGYLICRYLIDVDGMDPRHAIDLFNRSRGYSIERPNYIQDLLQGPHRSNKGIDVLGPCVAPEQMGRFRQQPVFTPRGRTNRGMYPPRKDFREFSHFACPPVQPADSYLPRQRSREQGFGPAAVYRPALGNGHGAYSDSSGGWWDSSRTGYQSQSSWRSRQPPSAPDWRKNQPAKPWDGYQVPHGTRDTREWKSVSQGQVRLSTHRRWDN from the exons ATGCAGCGCGGCGGCCTGGTCGCGTTGGTCGTGCGGAGGGCGATGTCGGCGCGGCCGGGCGGCGGCGGCGCTCCTGATGATGGGGGTGGTGGCGGCCGCCGGGGCCGCGTCCCCGACAG GTGGCAGGTGTACGCCGCACTCGGCCAGCGCCTCCGAGGGACCCGCTTCATCGCCTTCAAAGTTCCACTGAAGAAG GTGTTTGCAAGCTGCCTGCTGCCTGGTGAAGTCTTCACGCCGATGGATCTTTTGAGCCAGATCAAGGAGCAGAATGAGGAGCTGGGCAAGATCATTGACCTCACCTTCACAAGGCGTTACTATGACTCCACG GAGCTGCCGGAGGGTTTGCACTACGAGAAGATTTTTACCGCTGGCCAGGAAGTACCCAATGGAAAAAACATTTTAAGCTTCAAACGAGCCGTGAAAACATTCctgttggagaacatggacaatg ACAAACTGATTGGAGTTCATTGCACTCACGGCATCAACAGAACTGGCTATCTCATTTGCAG GTACCTGATTGATGTGGATGGGATGGACCCTCGTCATGCAATCGACT TGTTCAACAGATCCCGTGGATATTCAATTGAAAGGCCGAATTACATTCAGGATTTGTTGCAAGGACCTCATCGAAG CAATAAAGGAATCGATGTGCTGGGTCCTTGCGTAGCCCCAGAACAGATGGGACGTTTCCGTCAGCAGCCCGTGTTCACACCGCGAGGGAG AACGAATCGTGGAATGTATCCACCAAGAAAGGACTTCCGTGAGTTCAGTCACTTTGCCTGCCCGCCTGTTCAACCTGCTGATTCctacttgccgaggcagcgttccAGAGAACAGGGGTTTGGACCAGCTGCTGTTTATCGCCCGGCGCTGGGCAATGGGCACGGGGCGTACTCTGACTCCAGTGGTGGGTGGTGGGACTCGTCGCGGACGGGCTATCAGTCACAATCATCGTGGCGGTCTCGCCAGCCACCGTCTGCGCCTGACTGGCGGAAGAATCAGCCCGCGAAGCCCTGGGACGGTTACCAGGTCCCTCACGGAACCAGGGACACCAGGGAATGGAAATCAGTCTCTCAAGGTCAGGTTAGGCTGAGTACACATCGACGATGGGACAATTGA